The segment AAATATGGAAAGAGATTAGAGGGGAAAAGAGGTGTGTTGATAACAGGAAATAACCAGTTACTATGAGCTCAGTTTCAATGTAATACTTTCATAGCTGCTTGATTAAAATAGTTTAAATCAGCAACCTAAAGGATACCCCTCCATGCAGTATAGGAAGACATTTATGAATTACTGTATTAAATGTTATTATGGCACAAGGAGAAAATCATGCAGTGGGAAGCggtacaagaatgtaaacaataACAATGCCTTCATTGAACAAAATCACTTTGAAATTACTTAATAGTGACAAAATAGTTAAATTTGATCAGCCATGATCATCTGCAACAATTATAGCACACTGACACAAGGACTTCGGTACTGTGTCTTAGAACGACTCATAGCCACTGCCTTGGTTCCTCTTTCTCCCAATGAAATAGGCCAACAGCACAATGAGAATAAGAACAGCCAGGGCGACTCCGACTGCAATAGGGACTAGGAAGCTCTCCCCATCCGCCTGGCAGTCCTCCGCtgagcgggggggaggggggatagacAGGCCAAAAAGAGAGAAGGTGGAAAAGAAGTCAAACATCAAAAGGGTTAATGCATATTCAATTACTGCACACTCCTGACCCCTTTGAAAGAGTGATATTGTACCAATGTAGACAGCTGGAAAGAAGAAACAGCTCCTCAGGTCTTCAAGACCAGAAACACTTTtattgcaaaaaaaaatatagtaaaatatttttaaaacgGTCCACACAATTCTGAATCCCATTTATTGTAACTAAAAGCCTATAAAATTGAAATGAAACCAACATTAATCTGTAGCAACACTTTAATAAACACAACATTTTACTTTATAGGAGGAGGGCTTTGCAGCAAGAATTCCCTTTATCAAACTAGAGACCTGTGACTCATTCAATTAAATTCAAACTCGTAGAATTTCAAGAGTCTTCACTGAGAAAGGCACAAGTTGTCATGATTACCACTTTTGAATGTGAAAGTAAGAGTGGAACTACAAACCGGTGGTGATCCAAATCATCAATCAAAAGCAAGAAACAAATAATAATATGGAAATGAAAATATTCTATACTCAACCATAAAAAGCTATTATTCACATATACAACATCTGCAAGGTTTGAAGAATGATTGACCAACTGCAATTCAAGAAGCCAATGACGTCTTATACTGAGCACTGCACTACAATAAAGCAATTACCAACAGCTGTTACCAATTTACCTCTTCTAACATGACAAAAATATACACATGCAGATTCTATGGTCAGTCACCCCATCTAAAACATCCATTCTTTTGTTGCAACATCCAGGGGTTACTCTCACTCATCTAACTCATCAGCAGTTTCATGCTTGACCCTGACTGCAGTAAGGCTAGACACAGGAATAACAATGCAACAGAGTTCTACTTCTGTCAAATGTACAGAGCACGGTAGTGCATTTACATTCATCATTCAATGAAGCCTGGGAAGAACGCATTTCGAATGAAAGTAAAACACCCCAAAAGAAACTATCCCTTTCAACCTAATGCCAACATGTATGACCTTTTTTCTGGTTTGTCTTCAATATCTATACATCCAAGCGAAATTCATGTTGCGATTCGCAAAAAGTATCAGTGGCTGTCAAAGTGCTAATATGAAAGATATTGGCAGAAAACGACTAGGATATTGGCCTGGTGGTAACCTACACACCGCAGGCTTAATGCAGCAGGCCAACCCTACTGGTGCCGTCACCTGCACTGCAGGGACATAACAATGAGTCAAGTTCAAGTATTTACCTCTTAATGGTCAAATTcgagcttgaacacaaggagcACCACAAGGCCCTTTCTTAATTACAGTTGTTAAGCCAAAGAaaagaagcaactcaatcgcaaGGCTATGTGAACTGTCAACATACTGTGGTGCTAGGGCCTGAGAGCTTGAATCAAACCAGAAAAAAGGGTTTAAATAAATTGTACACAACATTACATGAAACGATCACAAGGAAACAAAAAAGGAATGTCTACACGGCAGAGCAAGTGCAGAATTTGTGGGGATGAAACattgggagcacacacacacacaaaactacaTTTACCATCACTGTCAAACAAACGGTGAATGAAAAATAATGTGTGAAATATTGTATTGATGTAATGAATCACTTTGAGAAGTAAACAATAACACATACTAATGTCAACAAGAGAATTCTGCACTTGCTCTTATAAAAACTGAAAAGAAACTGAAATTacaaaagcaataaaataaaagGGGACATAATTAGCAAGGGTTACCAAGGCTGGTCTTTTAAATAATGTTTTGAATATTTCAAATGTTGTCATCAGTGCCTGAATATACTGCCAAAAGAGTAAGGCACCTGATAAGACAATTTTAGTTTTGAATCATTGCCAATTAAAGAATTGCACTTAAACAAAGAACCAGGACCCGACTTAGGAACCCTTAAAATGTAAGGATCAACCTTTTAATGGATTCATTGATTTAGAGGGTCTGATATCCCACATAGGTCTTTCTACGACCAATCGCGTAAGCAATTACTACAATGAGAATCATGCCAGCCAGTGCAGCGCCAACAATGATTGGGATTAAGATGCTGGTGTCATCCAGTGAACATTCATGggctgaggacagagagagaatcaaTGAACATGTAGAACAGGGCTTAGTCTACTCATGATCAGGCTCATCAGTAAGAGCAACAACTTGACAGAAAGGCTGTCATGGCTTGATCAGATACAGTACCTACCTGCTTCCTATTCCACAAGCAAAGTCTCTACACTCTCCATGTCAACTGTGTTCAACATCTCTAGACTTAAGCACGTTTTTGGACGTTAGATAAATACCAGCAGACTCATGCCATTACCTCCTTACACATCAAAGAATTTGAGAAACTTTTTGTGAGTTTAGTTTAGTTGCCATATTTAGTTACACATATATTTAGTCTTCTCTGGTTTCTTTGAGTGCATATAGAAGTAAAGACTAGAGGCGGCTTCGGGAGTCAATGAGAGCCACTCACCTGTACTGAATTTATCCTTTGTGACTTCAAAGGGCTGGACACGTAGCTCGTACGTGTCCAGGGTGAGAACATctgtgatgttgtagctttgttGCTTGTTGCACATATAGGAGCTACCCACAGCAGCTTGCCACAAGGTCAGGTTGATGTTGGCCTGTTTGAAGTCCACTCCTAGACAAAGTACAGGGTGAGAAAAAATGACAGGAAAAAGTCACTTTTACCGTTTATCCATGGAGATTTTATTCTGATGGGGTTGACTGGACCTCACTTACCACTGTCTGATTTGATTGTCACGTTCAAAGCATGAAGGCGGAAATTTTTGACCTCCTGCAATATACCATAACAAGTGTAAGAATAAATAGACCCCACCACACCACTGTCTAAGTGTACACTAAATGCAGGTAACCATGAAGGAAACTGCTTTGTTTTATGATGCCTCACTTCAACTTACATGGTTGAAACTGAAGATGATGGTGATTACGTCAGAAGTTAAGATGAGTTCACTGGTGTTGACCCCACAGGTTCCGGTGGAAGTTGTTGCATTGGGCATTAGGTTAATCTCCTGGCCTTTCTAATGGTGTGGGGATTACAAGATAACAACTCACCATTAATATACAATTACTGTTTCTAAGATTATGATGAAAACTTcagcattatacatttgacTTTATTAAATGCGTAATTATGCTACAAATGTCATGCCCCCTAATACTACTCATGTACATACTCCTCCTTGGATGAAGCCGATCCTAAGGCCAAAGTCGGCCAGCAGGCAGGTGCTGTTGCCCGTCTTGATGCTGTACTTTCCAGTTGAGGGAGTTGGCAGAGTGGGAGTAGGCGTGGTGGTGGGGACAGGGGCAGGTGTGGTGGCGTTGGTGGTGGGGACAGGTGTGGTGGCGTTGGTGGTGGGGACAGGGGTAGGTGTGGTGGCGTTGGTGGTGGGGACAGGGGCAGGTGTGGTGGGTGCGAGAGTGGTGGcgttggtggtgggggggagggtggtggctttggttgtggtgggggggagggtggtggctttggttgtggtgggggggagggtggtggctttggttgtggtgggggggagggtggtggctttggttgtggtgggggggagggtggtggctttggttgtggtgggggggagggtggtggctTTGGTTGTGGCCTGAGTGGGTGGGAGCACAATTGTAGGGTTCCCTACTGCCCCAGACATGTCACACATGATGTCTATTAgtaaaaaaacagagaaaggaGAATTGGGGTCAGAGTGACAGaaagctgatattattttgGTACGGTTGACAATATCTGACAATCCAACTAGTACTCATCTCCCGCCTCCTCCCACTTCTCACAGATCCCATATATAGGGGACAGTTTATGCCCTTAGGACTCATCCTCATACATGACCTTTCACATGAATCTGTTCACCTGTCAGTTGCTTGAAGTTAACAACTAATTCATTAGAGTCAACGTTAATCCATTCCATCTTGACCCTGCTTGTTCCAAATTCAATAGGTCTTAATAGGATAATAGAAGGATAACTATGGAGAGAGATATGTCTCAAAAGTATTCGTAAATGCAAGTACCATGATCCACAAATGTTTCAagatttacaaatgtgttttgcgatccacaaaaacaaaattcttaCTCGTGATTTGTAAGTttgcatttacataaatgtgttaTGATTTGTGCACATAGATGTCCGTAAATATATATTCGTAAATATATAGTttgtaatttcttaaaatacttaTCATTTCGTTTGTGCATTTCTCATGATCTGTCacttgtaaatctacaattcgcgTATGTAGTGTTGAatctgcatttgtggatcgccCAATACACGCGTGCAATCCTTCTTCCAATGACGTAATTTTGAGACATTCTTTTCGGTCTTTTGCgatccacacacaaa is part of the Osmerus eperlanus chromosome 13, fOsmEpe2.1, whole genome shotgun sequence genome and harbors:
- the lamp2 gene encoding lysosome-associated membrane glycoprotein 2 isoform X2 translates to MFRFACVILFLSLGHDIMCDMSGAVGNPTIVLPPTQATTKATTLPPTTTKATTLPPTTTKATTLPPTTTKATTLPPTTTKATTLPPTTTKATTLPPTTNATTLAPTTPAPVPTTNATTPTPVPTTNATTPVPTTNATTPAPVPTTTPTPTLPTPSTGKYSIKTGNSTCLLADFGLRIGFIQGGKGQEINLMPNATTSTGTCGVNTSELILTSDVITIIFSFNHEVKNFRLHALNVTIKSDSGVDFKQANINLTLWQAAVGSSYMCNKQQSYNITDVLTLDTYELRVQPFEVTKDKFSTAEDCQADGESFLVPIAVGVALAVLILIVLLAYFIGRKRNQGSGYESF
- the lamp2 gene encoding lysosome-associated membrane glycoprotein 2 isoform X3, with the protein product MFRFACVILFLSLGHDIMCDMSGAVGNPTIVLPPTQATTKATTLPPTTTKATTLPPTTTKATTLPPTTTKATTLPPTTTKATTLPPTTTKATTLPPTTNATTLAPTTPAPVPTTNATTPTPVPTTNATTPVPTTNATTPAPVPTTTPTPTLPTPSTGKYSIKTGNSTCLLADFGLRIGFIQGGKGQEINLMPNATTSTGTCGVNTSELILTSDVITIIFSFNHEVKNFRLHALNVTIKSDSGVDFKQANINLTLWQAAVGSSYMCNKQQSYNITDVLTLDTYELRVQPFEVTKDKFSTAHECSLDDTSILIPIIVGAALAGMILIVVIAYAIGRRKTYVGYQTL
- the lamp2 gene encoding lysosome-associated membrane glycoprotein 2 isoform X1, with translation MFRFACVILFLSLGHDIMCDMSGAVGNPTIVLPPTQATTKATTLPPTTTKATTLPPTTTKATTLPPTTTKATTLPPTTTKATTLPPTTTKATTLPPTTNATTLAPTTPAPVPTTNATTPTPVPTTNATTPVPTTNATTPAPVPTTTPTPTLPTPSTGKYSIKTGNSTCLLADFGLRIGFIQGGKGQEINLMPNATTSTGTCGVNTSELILTSDVITIIFSFNHEVKNFRLHALNVTIKSDSGVDFKQANINLTLWQAAVGSSYMCNKQQSYNITDVLTLDTYELRVQPFEVTKDKFSTAEECFLDSDLTFLVPIAVGVALSFLIILVLISYLIGRRKSRTGYQSV